The segment ACGAATGCCCAGTTCCCAATCGTTCCAGCACGAGAGTCGCACGTCCCAGCCGCCGACAGATTCGAGCAGCCGCCGACGCACGACATAGCGTTGTGTCGAGAGGTAGGTGTGGAAGATGTGTCCACACAGAAAATGCGCATTGATTTTTCGAGGCGAACGTTTTATGCGGGCAACGCCGCGCTCGTCGACGATTTCCACATCGGTGTAAACCAGGTCGGCTTCGGGATTTCCGGTGATGGTCGCCACATAATTCGCGACCAACTGCGGAGCCATCTCATCGTCGGAATCGAAAAACATCACCCACTCCGACATGACCTGCCTCAACCCCGCATTGCGGGCCGCCGGTGCTCCCGGGGTCGGTTCCCGGCACACCGTCACCCTGAAATCGGGAGCCGACTGCCGCATCTCGAAATCCCGCAACACGGCAGGAGTGGCATCGGTCGAGCCATTATCGACCAATACCACATGCAACGGGCGGTAGGTCTGCGCCACCACCGAAGCCAGTGTCCGCGGCAGGAGCCGTTCTCGGTTATATACCGGTATGACAATCGTTATTTCCATCATAATCGTAAACGCATTTCCTTCCCGGTTATTTTTCGGAGGAAAGATTATTTGTCGCTTGCAGCGTTCCTTTTCGAGCGGAAGATACGCATATATTCCGATTGAAAAAACTATATTTGCCAGGAATTAACCTTCGGCGATGAAACTCGAACTCCTCATATGCACCTTGGACGAACGGATTGCCCGCGTGCCCGACATCTTATTGCCCGCACGTCCCGACATTTCATATCTCGTCTCGATGCAATATACCGACCCGAAGTTTCTCGGCCATGTTCCCGACGTGCTGCGACAGCGACCCGACGTGAGAGTGATTTTTCTCGAAGGGAAAGGTCTGAGCCGCAACCGCAACCACTGCCTCGATGCCGCTACGGGCGACTTGGCGCTGATTGTCGACGACGACTGCCGGTACAGGGAGGAATATTTCGACCGCATCATCGCCACGTTCGAAGCCTATCCGCAAACCGACGTTGCCCTGTTCAGAATCAACACGCAGGGAGGTTCCCCCGTAAAAAGGTATGCCGACACCATCTGCCCGTATGGGGAAAGGCCAAAGGGTTTCTATCCCAACTCCATCGAAATAGTATTCCGACCCGAGCGTACCCGGCATATCCGATTCAACGAGCACTTCGGCCTCGGGAGTGATTTCCTCCGTTGCGGGGAAGAAGAGGTGTGGGTGCACGATGCGGTGAAAGCCGGCCTTTCGGTATGGCTTTTCCCCTACGACATCGTCGACTATCCCTACGAAAGCACCGGTCGTCGCACCTATACCGACAAGGGGGTGATGCGAGCCAAGGGAGCGGTCAATTACCACATCTACGGGGCCAGCGCCTGGCTGCGCATGCTCAAATTCGCCCTCGCGGGGGCTTGTCACCGCAAAGCCGGCTTCTTTACCCTCCTGTTCCAAAGTTGGAGCGGAATTGTCTATTACCTCAAACACTGTCGCGAAAGATGAAGATTCTCCTGCTGGGCGAAGCCAGCAACCTGCACTGGACCTTGGCCGAAGGGCTGCGCGCCCTGGGTCACGACGTCACCGTCGCTTCCAACGGCAGCCGCTGGATGGGCAATCGGCGCGACATCGACCTGCGACGCACCGGCTACGGGATTACCGGGTCGCTGCGCTACCTCTTCGACGTTTTGCGCTACCTGCCCCGCTTTCGCGGATACGATGTCGTGCAACTCAACAACCCGGTGTTTCTGCAACTGCGCCCCGAGAAGAACCGCCGGGCATTTGACTTCCTGCTCCGCCACAACCACAAGGTGTTTCTCGACGCCCTCGGCACCGACTATTTCTATGTGAAAGCCTGCCAAGAGGGGCGTTTCCGATATTCCGACTTTTATGTCGGCGACCATCTGCGCGACTACCCGGGCTGCCGGGAAACCATAGCGGCGTGGAACAGCGACCCGTTGAAAAGCCTCAACCGTTACATGGCCGACCGCTGCAACGGCATCGCCGCCTGTCTCTATGAATACTACGTCAGCTACGAAACCGATTATCGGGAAAAACTGGCCTACCTGCCCATTCCCATACACCTGCCCGCCACGGAATCGACCGATGCCCGATGGGAAGATGGCGGAAAGGTGCGTTTTTTCATCGGCATACAGCAAGACCGCAGCCCGCTGAAAGGCACCGACGTCTTCGACCGGATATTGCGCGAAATCGAACAGAAGTATCCCGATGCCTGCGAAGTGCGGCGGGTGGTGTCGGTTCCCCTGCCCGAGTACCTGCAACTCATGCGCTCGTCGCATGTCCTCATCGACCAACTCTACTCCTACACCCCGGCCACCAATGCCTTGCAGGCCATGGCGCAAGGGCTTTGTGTCGTGAGCGGTGCCGAACCCGAATACTACGACTTCATCGGCGAAAAACGGCTCCGCCCCATCTACAACGCCCTTCCCGATGAGCAACAGGTGTATCGACTTTTCGAGCAGATCATCACCGAGCATGACACCCTGCCACAACGGTGCGCCGAGAGCCGCGCCTTTGTCGAACGGCACCACGACCACATCGACGTGGCCCGCCGGTATGTCGACTTCTGGGAAAGAATGTAGTTCCCTACGCCATCGAAAGGAGAAAAGGGACAATCCGCTGCGGACTTACACCGCCAGACGGCGTTTCAACCGCCACAAGGCCAGAGACGTGGCGACAACAGCACAGACGACCGACAAGGAGAGGGAGAAGGTCGTCCCGATGCGGTAACCGGCCGAGACCGCCGAACAGCCGAGCACGCCCCAAAAGGCGACACCCCACCACGAGCGTCCCAACCGTATGCCATAGTGCCGACGGCACACGACCCACATCATCACGCCATAAATAAAAAAATTGAGCAAATAGGCAACGCCGGCTCCTTCGAGTCCCCACAGAGAGTAACAGCCGAGATTGAGGAGAAGCCCCGAGAAATCGGAAACCAGTTCGGTAACGAGATAGAGTTTCCCGTCGCCCTTGGCCAGCAGCACAAATCCCATGGCCCAGGAAATCGATTTGAACAAGACGCCCACCATGGCCCAAGAGAAAAAAGTCTCCATGCAAAGGAACTCGGCCGTGTAGAGCAACCGCACCACCCACTCCTGGAAGACAAGAAAGAGCGAAACGATAGGCACCAACAACAGAAGCGCCACTTCGATTTGCCGGGAAATCTGACGACCCAGTGTCGCATGGTCGTCGCTCACGGCCGCCAAGCGGGGATAATATTCGGTGGCCATCGCTGCCAAGACCAGCCCCACATAGCGCGTCACGATTGCATATCCCGCCTGGTAATACCCCAAATCGGCCGCTCCGGCCGTGCGCTGTATGAAACCGACAAACAGGTAATTGAACAACGTCGTGAGGAAACCGCTCACCGTCATATACACCCCCAACACAACCATGACACGCCCCTCCTTGCAAGTCTCGCGCCAAGAGATTTCGACTTTCCGGACGACGGTTTTGCGACTGTATATCCACACAAAGAAGAAAGTCACTCCCGACGACAGGACAAGCGAGGGCACAATCCCCTCGAATCGGAAGAAATAATAGAGCGGCAATGACACCAGCAAAGCCACGAGGTTGCCCATGACCCCGGCCTTGGAAAGCTGCCGCAGGCGCTGCGTGCCCTGCAATATGGCTTGGTCGCCGGCCGTCAGAGCGCTGAACAGGAGCGCACAGGAGAGCCACATATACCCCCAAATATGAGCCTCATCGCCAAAGGTGAAGCGGCTCAACAGCGGAGCCGTGGAGAGCATGACCACCGCCCCCAACAGGCCGGCCAGCCAACTCCAACGCCGCAACACCTTCGCCATGCGGGCCAAGGCGGCTTCGTCCCGGGTACGGGCTTGCGAGATGTTGCGCACGGCACTCTGCCGCAATCCCAGTCCCGTAAGGGCCGACAACATCTCGATAGTGGCATTGTAAAGACCGATGACCCCCACCCCGGCCGGACCCAGCCACAGGGCGATGCACTTATTGCGCACGATGGAACAGAGTATCGAAAGCACCTGCACGCCGCCCAGGAGACCGGTCGTCTTCACAATGCGACGATACATCGATGTCGATTCGCTCTGTTGCATCAGGCCATGCCGTTAGAAGGTGAGAAGATAGGTTTCATACACGACGCCACGGCCGCCAAACCCCTCTTTCTGGGCGATGAGACCTTCGTTGAGGAAATGGCCGTCGTCGCCATTGGAGGTTCCGAAATCGAAATAGCGGCGTGAGGCATACCGGTCGCGAAGGAGATAATCGAAAAGGAGGTCGAGCACGGCACACTCCTTGCCCCGCTCAGAGGCCGATATATATTGCACCCGCACGCAATCGCCACATTCATACACCACGGTACCGCCCTCGACCCGACCGTCGAGCGTAGCGGTAAAGAGACGGATATTCCCGGGGAAGAGAGCATGCAAACGGGTTATCTCGTCGAGCGTATGCACGGGATGTGCACCAAAACGGTGCGAGAGATTTTCTTTGAGGACTTCCCAAAAATCGGCCCACGCCTCACTCTCTCCCACCGAAACGCCGGCCGACAGGGCTTTGCGCACCCCCCGGCGACGCAACTCGGCAAAGCGGAGGGGTTCCGACAAATCGACCACCGAAGCGATGTTACAGGCGACCCGCGAAGCCCGTCGCAAGAAAAGGGCATAACGGTCTTCCTCGGCCGGATAGCGATGCAGATGGTGGGGCACACACTTGTAGAGCAAGCGGGTCATGCCCTCGGCCGGCAGCCGTTCGGCCATCAGGTCGAAGATGGAGATGACCCGCTCGGCCGTAGCTCCGGGTAAAAGGACGAGGCCGCCATAAGTGAGCCCCCGGTGCGAACAGAGCATGTCGTCTTGCCGATGCGCCGGGAGAAGGGCAATCGGTTTCCCTTTAAAAAAAAACAAGTACGAATAATCGGGAAAACGGTCGGCATGGTATTCGAGATAATCGCGCCGGAAAAGAAACGTCCCGTTGCGGGCCATCTCTACCGCCGCGTCCCACTCGGCCTTCCTGTCGGGCGTGTAACGGGTCATCGTGATGGGGTTCATTTTTTCAGCCACAGTTCGGGGTCTAATTTGGTTGTCTCTTTTCTTATCTGGAAGTGAAGCACCGTGCGGTTGTCCTCCTCGGGGTCGGAGTAAATGATTCCGAGTTCCTGACCGGTTTTCACGCGGTCGCCGGTTTTCACATATATGGTACTGAGGTTGGAATAAATCGTCAAGTATTCACCGTGGCGAACAATGATGGAGGTGTTATAGCCCGGCATGACAAAGATGCTCGTGACCACGCCATCGAAAACCGAGCGGGCTTTTGTGCCGGGCTGGGTCTGCATGTCGATGCCCTGATTGTTGATTTTCACATACTTCAAATCGGGGTGCTGCTGTGTGCCGAAATGGGCGATGATGCGGTAACGTCCCGACAGCGGAGTCGGCAGCTTGCCCCGATTCTGTGCAAAGTTGCGGGAGAGCTGCTCCTCGTCTTTCGACATCTGATAACCGGCCTGCGTCGAAGGTTTCGTTGCCGAATTTTTCTTTTTGGCCGCTGCGGCTTCGGCCGCCTTACGCGCCTCCTCTTCGATGACCTCCTGTATGCGGCGACCCAAGGCATCGGCCTGTTGCTGCTGTTTTTTGAGTTCCTGCTTCAACGTCCGCTCTTTCTTCCTGAGGCCGGCAACCAGGGTACGCTGCTCCCGTTGCTGACGAATGAGCTGTTGCGAAGCGGCCGTGCGCAACGCCAGCACCTCGCCTTGTGCCTTGCGCACCCGCAGCAACTCGGTGCGCCGCTGGTTGAGGTCATCGCGCTGCTTCACGATTTCCTTGGCTTCCTGCTTCCGCCAGGAGGAAAACTCTTGCAGATAGCGGAAACGGCGGTAGGCTTGGTCGAGCGATGAGGCCGAAAGGATAAACATCAACGCATCATAGCGGTTGTCGCGCCGCACGGTCATGGAACGCACGGCCTTGGCATAGCTCTCTTTCTTGGCCGCAAGCGAACGTTCAAGGTCGGCAATCTCGGCCGTCAGTTGCTTTTCCTGCTCCATGGTACGCGCCATCTCGGCATTGAGCACCTTGATGCTGTCGTTGATGTGCGCAATCTCGGTAGAGATAGCTTCGAGGCGGTGCAGGGCTTGAAGCTGGGTTTTCTGGGTCTTGTTTATCTGCTGATTGGTATTCTTGATATTTTGCAAGGCCGTTGTCTGCTGTTTTTTCAGGGACTGCACCTTCTTCGAGTTCTGCGCCGGGACAAGCCCCGCACAGAAAAAGGCCACCAAGAGCAGCAGCAGACGACTCGTCATCGCGATATTGTTTCTATCCATGTTTGCAAATCGGTTCTTTGGTATGATGACGGCACATGGGCCGATATGTTTTGGGGGGCATTCCAGCCATACTCCATATTCTCCAAGGTGAACGACACCTCACCCTCGAATACGGCCGAAAGCACCAGGGTCATTTCCCGGGGGGAGATGCGGTCCTGCGCGACACCATAGCCGGCATAACGTCCCGAAAGGGACGATGCGGCATGAGGCTTGCGCCACTGGAACGTGGTGAGGCAGGCACGGTTGTCGATGGTGAAGCGGTTGTCGCAAGCCGTCCCTGCCGCCTGAGCCGTGTAAGCATATCCGCCGGTACCGTCGGCGACGGTTTCAAAAAGCGAGAGGTCACCGGGCGTCATCGCACCGCCCGGCCATGCCGGACGAGCCAGGAAAAGCGACTGCACCGTCTCGAAAGAGAGGTCGAGAGGCGACCGTCGCGTCCACTCCCCAACCGCAACGACGGCATATTGCTTGTGATACCGGTCGATGAGATGTATCGTGTCGGGGGTGAGCACGAGGCGGGCTATTTCGACGCCCATGAGCGGCAGTATCGAGACCTGTATTGCACGGTCGCGCCGCCACCGTATTTGCACCCGGCTACGGGCGGCATTCCCATCGAACGAAATCAAGGCCGACGCCTTCATCTGGGCCGAAGTGTCGCCATCGCTGCGGGTGAGCAGTTCGTCGAGCAACAAGCCGGGCGACAGCTCCCTGGTCGGGGGAAGCATCTCTCCCGCCGATACGGCACGACGGCTACGGCACCCCGAGAGAGCCACCAGCGCCAGCAGCGATATGAGCAACACCCATCTATTCATGCTCGACATATTTTTTCCGGGCGATTTTCTGTCGCAATGTTTCGGAGTCGCCTCCGGCCTCGACGGCTTTTTGCCACCACTCCACCGCTTCGGCCTCATTTCCCATCACAGCCAGCACATCGCCATAATGCTCATACATCTCGGCACTGGCCTCGGAGGCAATATCGATGGCTTTTTTGAGATAAAGCCGCGCCAGCGAGTAACGTCCCAGCTTGAAATAGACCCAGGCATAAGTGTCGAGGTAGGTGGCATTGTCGGGGTTGGCCTTGATGACTTCGCCACTCATGCGCTCGGCCTTGTCGAGGTCGCGTCCCAACAACGCGAGGTAATAGCTGTAATTATTGAGCGTGGCATAGTTCTTGGGATTGTTTTCGAGCGCCCTGTCATAGTAGGCAAACGCCTCGTCGGCTTTTTCCTGTCGGAAAGCAATATCGCCGAAAAGGGTATAAAACTCAGAACGCATCAACGGGTCGGACCCGATTTCGGGGACGTTCAAGCCCTGATGCAACGTAGCCGCGGCTTCATCATAACGTTCGGCCACCAACTGGGAAGACGCGACAATGAGATAATAGCGTCCCACTTCGGGCGAAGCCTGTATGGCGCGACGGGCCGCCTCGATGAGGGCCTCGTTGTCGTTTTTCTCGACCAGTATCGAGAAAAGCCGCTGCCACAAATCCTCGTCGGGTGCAATATCGATGGCCACTTCGAGTTGTTCCTGGGCACGGTCATAATCACCGGCATGAATCAATATCTCGCTATACAGTTTGCGCAAATCGGCATCACGGGGATAAAGCTCGCACAAACGGGTCATGATCGAGTCGAGGCGGGATTTTTCGTCGGAAAGAATCTGCACGACATAAGGCAGCACCGACAGACGGGCATCGGCCGGAAGGTCGCTATGGAAAAGCACCGTATCGGCTTGTCCCAAATAGGCGTTCCAATCGTTCTGCGTGCGATAATAATTGAGCAGGGAGAGATGCAGGGTTTCGTTTTCGGGGTCGATGGCCCGGGCCTGCATGTAGGTGCGATAAGCGTCGTCATAGCGTTCGCCGTCGAGATAGAGGTCACCCAGCAGCAAGACATAAGAGACGTTACGGGGATTCTCGGCGATGAGACGTTCCATCTCCTTGTAACTCTGCTCGCGGGCTTGCATGAGATGATAGATGCGGGCTTTTTGCAAAATGGTGCTTTCACTGGCACCGAACTGCTCTTCAAAGCGGTTATAGGCGTCGAGGGCTTTCCCGGGCTCGCCTTGGAGCAGGCACACCTCGGCCCGCCGCATGAGAATGTCAAAATCGGAAGGGCGCAGCGCCAAATACATTCCATACAACGAATCGGCCCGGGAATAGTCGCGAATCTGCCGCGCGCACTCGGCCGCGGAAAGGATATACCAACGGTTCCCGGGGGCATAATCGACCGCTTTGAGCAGGCAGCGGTAGCCGGTGACGGCATCGCGCAGGGTGAAATAGTATCCGGCCACTTCGGAATAGGCGGCCGCCAAGGTCGAGTCGAGGGCTATGGCATGACGCAACAAATCGAATGCCTCGGCATGATGTCCCGACCCTTTGTGACGCATCGCCTCGAAATAGGCATACTGCGCCTTGGCCTTGTCGCCGGTCTCAGCGCCGGCCACACCCGCCGCGGCCTGCAACCCCGCAGGGACAAGGAGGGAGAGCCAAAGAACGAACTGCGTGATATGGTGTTTCATAAACATCGAGATGTAGTTTCGCCCTGGTTACACGCCCGTGTGTCCGAAACCGCCGGCACCACGTTCACTGTCGGCCAGCGTGTCGGTCTCGTTCCACACGACCCGACTGTGAGGCGCCACCACCATCTGGCAGATGCGCTCGCCATCGGCAATCGTAAAGTCCTGGTCGGAAAGGTTGATGAGTATCACCCCTATCTCCCCGCGATAATCGGCATCGATGGTACCGGGGGTATTCAGCAAGGTGATGCCCTTTTTCAGGGCCAGGCCGCTGCGGGGACGCATCTGCGCCTCATATCCGACCGGCAACTCGATATAGAGCCCGGTGGGCACAAGCACGCGTTGCAGGGGTTTGAGCACGATGGGTGCGTCGAGATTGGCACGAATGTCCATGCCGGCCGATTGCGGGGTTTCGTATGCAGGAAGAGGGTGTTTGGACCGATTGATGATTTTCACGATTGTCTCCATATTGCAAGGCTGTGATTTTATCGAAAATATTATCGGCGAAAATAACGAAATCTCACGAAAGTCGCCGCCTATTTTTTCATTTTTTACCGATAGAAAGCAACTTTCCCGCAAAATTAGGGCAATACGGCAACTTTTCGTATCTTTGCTCTTCATTCTCAAAGAGGAGAAATTTTATGGAAGAAAGAATCATGAGTTGGGAACGGCTGCTGTCGTCGAAACGATTCGGACTCGAACGTTACCACGACGCCCACCAGCACACACGCACCGATTTCCAGCGCGATTACGACCGGCTGGTCTTCTCATCGCCATTCCGCCGGTTGCAAAACAAGACGCAGGTGTTTCCGCTCCCGGGCAGCATATTCGTGCACAACCGTCTCACCCACAGCCTCGAAGTGTCGTGCGTGGGACGTTCGTTGGGCAACAACATCTCGGCCGCCCTGGCCGAGAAATACCGCGACGAAGCCTGGGTCGACAAGTTCCACGGCATCGGCGCCATCGTGGCCGCGGCCTGCCTGGCTCACGACTTGGGCAACCCACCGTTCGGCCACTCGGGCGAGAAAGCCATCGCCACCTACTTTTCCGAAGGCAACGGCCTGCAACTCAAAGAGCGGCTCGCGTTCAACGACGACCAGTGGAAAGACCTCACCCATTTCGAGGGAAACGCCAACGCCTTCCGACTGCTCACCCACCAGTTCAAAGGGCGCCGCGAAGGCGGGTTTGTCATGACCTACTCGACGCTGGCCTCCATCGTGAAATACCCCTATGAGTCGACGTTGGCCGGAGAAAAAGGAAAGTTGGGCTTTTTCACGTCGGAACGCAACGACTTTATCCGCATTGCCGACGAACTGGGCATGTTACGCATACCCGACAACGGAGTGCGCTACTGCCGCCACCCGCTGGTGTACCTGGTCGAGGCGGCCGACGACATCTGCTATCAAATCATGGACATCGAAGATGCCCACAAGTTGAAGATTCTCACGACCGATGTCGTGGAACAGCTCTTTCTCGACTTCTTCACCGGTGAACGCCGCCAGAGAATCGAAGAGACCCTGCACATCGTCTCCGACCTCAACGAACAGATCGCCTACCTGCGCTCGTGCGTCATCGGCAAGCTGGTCGACGAATGCTCGCGCGTTTTTGTCGAACTCGACGACGAGTTGCTGCGCGGAGAGCTCAAAGGCTGCCTCATCGAGCAGATAAGCGACACGCCCCGCAACGCCTACAAGGCTTGCTCTGACGTGGCCTACCGCTACATCTACAAAGCCTCCGACG is part of the Candidatus Caccoplasma merdavium genome and harbors:
- the dgt gene encoding dNTP triphosphohydrolase, whose amino-acid sequence is MSWERLLSSKRFGLERYHDAHQHTRTDFQRDYDRLVFSSPFRRLQNKTQVFPLPGSIFVHNRLTHSLEVSCVGRSLGNNISAALAEKYRDEAWVDKFHGIGAIVAAACLAHDLGNPPFGHSGEKAIATYFSEGNGLQLKERLAFNDDQWKDLTHFEGNANAFRLLTHQFKGRREGGFVMTYSTLASIVKYPYESTLAGEKGKLGFFTSERNDFIRIADELGMLRIPDNGVRYCRHPLVYLVEAADDICYQIMDIEDAHKLKILTTDVVEQLFLDFFTGERRQRIEETLHIVSDLNEQIAYLRSCVIGKLVDECSRVFVELDDELLRGELKGCLIEQISDTPRNAYKACSDVAYRYIYKASDVLDIELAGNRIITVLLDKLIDAVLNPEKAYSQLLLNKVPGQYEMQSDDTFTRIQAVIDYISGMTDVYALDLYRKINGMSLPAL
- a CDS encoding glycosyltransferase, which gives rise to MKLELLICTLDERIARVPDILLPARPDISYLVSMQYTDPKFLGHVPDVLRQRPDVRVIFLEGKGLSRNRNHCLDAATGDLALIVDDDCRYREEYFDRIIATFEAYPQTDVALFRINTQGGSPVKRYADTICPYGERPKGFYPNSIEIVFRPERTRHIRFNEHFGLGSDFLRCGEEEVWVHDAVKAGLSVWLFPYDIVDYPYESTGRRTYTDKGVMRAKGAVNYHIYGASAWLRMLKFALAGACHRKAGFFTLLFQSWSGIVYYLKHCRER
- a CDS encoding tetratricopeptide repeat protein: MKHHITQFVLWLSLLVPAGLQAAAGVAGAETGDKAKAQYAYFEAMRHKGSGHHAEAFDLLRHAIALDSTLAAAYSEVAGYYFTLRDAVTGYRCLLKAVDYAPGNRWYILSAAECARQIRDYSRADSLYGMYLALRPSDFDILMRRAEVCLLQGEPGKALDAYNRFEEQFGASESTILQKARIYHLMQAREQSYKEMERLIAENPRNVSYVLLLGDLYLDGERYDDAYRTYMQARAIDPENETLHLSLLNYYRTQNDWNAYLGQADTVLFHSDLPADARLSVLPYVVQILSDEKSRLDSIMTRLCELYPRDADLRKLYSEILIHAGDYDRAQEQLEVAIDIAPDEDLWQRLFSILVEKNDNEALIEAARRAIQASPEVGRYYLIVASSQLVAERYDEAAATLHQGLNVPEIGSDPLMRSEFYTLFGDIAFRQEKADEAFAYYDRALENNPKNYATLNNYSYYLALLGRDLDKAERMSGEVIKANPDNATYLDTYAWVYFKLGRYSLARLYLKKAIDIASEASAEMYEHYGDVLAVMGNEAEAVEWWQKAVEAGGDSETLRQKIARKKYVEHE
- a CDS encoding O-antigen translocase: MQQSESTSMYRRIVKTTGLLGGVQVLSILCSIVRNKCIALWLGPAGVGVIGLYNATIEMLSALTGLGLRQSAVRNISQARTRDEAALARMAKVLRRWSWLAGLLGAVVMLSTAPLLSRFTFGDEAHIWGYMWLSCALLFSALTAGDQAILQGTQRLRQLSKAGVMGNLVALLVSLPLYYFFRFEGIVPSLVLSSGVTFFFVWIYSRKTVVRKVEISWRETCKEGRVMVVLGVYMTVSGFLTTLFNYLFVGFIQRTAGAADLGYYQAGYAIVTRYVGLVLAAMATEYYPRLAAVSDDHATLGRQISRQIEVALLLLVPIVSLFLVFQEWVVRLLYTAEFLCMETFFSWAMVGVLFKSISWAMGFVLLAKGDGKLYLVTELVSDFSGLLLNLGCYSLWGLEGAGVAYLLNFFIYGVMMWVVCRRHYGIRLGRSWWGVAFWGVLGCSAVSAGYRIGTTFSLSLSVVCAVVATSLALWRLKRRLAV
- the dut gene encoding dUTP diphosphatase yields the protein METIVKIINRSKHPLPAYETPQSAGMDIRANLDAPIVLKPLQRVLVPTGLYIELPVGYEAQMRPRSGLALKKGITLLNTPGTIDADYRGEIGVILINLSDQDFTIADGERICQMVVAPHSRVVWNETDTLADSERGAGGFGHTGV
- a CDS encoding peptidoglycan DD-metalloendopeptidase family protein; the protein is MTSRLLLLLVAFFCAGLVPAQNSKKVQSLKKQQTTALQNIKNTNQQINKTQKTQLQALHRLEAISTEIAHINDSIKVLNAEMARTMEQEKQLTAEIADLERSLAAKKESYAKAVRSMTVRRDNRYDALMFILSASSLDQAYRRFRYLQEFSSWRKQEAKEIVKQRDDLNQRRTELLRVRKAQGEVLALRTAASQQLIRQQREQRTLVAGLRKKERTLKQELKKQQQQADALGRRIQEVIEEEARKAAEAAAAKKKNSATKPSTQAGYQMSKDEEQLSRNFAQNRGKLPTPLSGRYRIIAHFGTQQHPDLKYVKINNQGIDMQTQPGTKARSVFDGVVTSIFVMPGYNTSIIVRHGEYLTIYSNLSTIYVKTGDRVKTGQELGIIYSDPEEDNRTVLHFQIRKETTKLDPELWLKK
- a CDS encoding DUF4292 domain-containing protein — protein: MNRWVLLISLLALVALSGCRSRRAVSAGEMLPPTRELSPGLLLDELLTRSDGDTSAQMKASALISFDGNAARSRVQIRWRRDRAIQVSILPLMGVEIARLVLTPDTIHLIDRYHKQYAVVAVGEWTRRSPLDLSFETVQSLFLARPAWPGGAMTPGDLSLFETVADGTGGYAYTAQAAGTACDNRFTIDNRACLTTFQWRKPHAASSLSGRYAGYGVAQDRISPREMTLVLSAVFEGEVSFTLENMEYGWNAPQNISAHVPSSYQRTDLQTWIETISR
- a CDS encoding GNAT family N-acetyltransferase — its product is MNPITMTRYTPDRKAEWDAAVEMARNGTFLFRRDYLEYHADRFPDYSYLFFFKGKPIALLPAHRQDDMLCSHRGLTYGGLVLLPGATAERVISIFDLMAERLPAEGMTRLLYKCVPHHLHRYPAEEDRYALFLRRASRVACNIASVVDLSEPLRFAELRRRGVRKALSAGVSVGESEAWADFWEVLKENLSHRFGAHPVHTLDEITRLHALFPGNIRLFTATLDGRVEGGTVVYECGDCVRVQYISASERGKECAVLDLLFDYLLRDRYASRRYFDFGTSNGDDGHFLNEGLIAQKEGFGGRGVVYETYLLTF
- a CDS encoding glycosyltransferase family 2 protein; the protein is MMEITIVIPVYNRERLLPRTLASVVAQTYRPLHVVLVDNGSTDATPAVLRDFEMRQSAPDFRVTVCREPTPGAPAARNAGLRQVMSEWVMFFDSDDEMAPQLVANYVATITGNPEADLVYTDVEIVDERGVARIKRSPRKINAHFLCGHIFHTYLSTQRYVVRRRLLESVGGWDVRLSCWNDWELGIRLLLHTSRLVKAGAANPLVLVHAHGDSITGNSFSDKVDALLASVDVAEQTVNASNRRDKNRLLNCLVYKKTVLAALCTREGSPRGAQLFAETMQHLASPRLSLLFAAGYRLACRGIRGTSRVVELFLRCH
- a CDS encoding glycosyltransferase family 1 protein, producing the protein MKILLLGEASNLHWTLAEGLRALGHDVTVASNGSRWMGNRRDIDLRRTGYGITGSLRYLFDVLRYLPRFRGYDVVQLNNPVFLQLRPEKNRRAFDFLLRHNHKVFLDALGTDYFYVKACQEGRFRYSDFYVGDHLRDYPGCRETIAAWNSDPLKSLNRYMADRCNGIAACLYEYYVSYETDYREKLAYLPIPIHLPATESTDARWEDGGKVRFFIGIQQDRSPLKGTDVFDRILREIEQKYPDACEVRRVVSVPLPEYLQLMRSSHVLIDQLYSYTPATNALQAMAQGLCVVSGAEPEYYDFIGEKRLRPIYNALPDEQQVYRLFEQIITEHDTLPQRCAESRAFVERHHDHIDVARRYVDFWERM